In a single window of the Phaeobacter sp. G2 genome:
- a CDS encoding phage holin family protein: MDESGLIDWMSNLLGGAATTLVGASIGRLMWHSGEVRKGQRRFFGPELFWEIPVAIGMAIIGEAIASYMGAGPTVTTGIVALAAYIGPRGAEVLLTKWLVRTKP, translated from the coding sequence ATGGATGAAAGCGGATTGATCGACTGGATGTCGAACCTGCTGGGCGGTGCGGCAACGACGCTGGTCGGGGCCAGTATAGGCCGCCTGATGTGGCATTCTGGTGAGGTGCGCAAAGGCCAACGCCGTTTCTTTGGCCCGGAACTGTTCTGGGAAATCCCGGTGGCCATCGGCATGGCCATCATTGGCGAGGCCATTGCCAGCTATATGGGCGCCGGGCCCACCGTGACCACCGGCATTGTGGCGCTGGCGGCTTACATTGGCCCCCGCGGCGCTGAGGTGTTGCTGACCAAATGGCTTGTACGAACTAAGCCGTAA
- a CDS encoding tail fiber domain-containing protein, whose amino-acid sequence MAAPIAPALPAIPSRSAPEADFDVKMFALFKWVTDDFVGFMEAWRAYLETSSTIVGGALNGTTIGQTTPAAGAFTELDVVGNVVVGTPESWTFAASWRGIKVTARHALQATHSAGSVALSSNCAIGPSGWAYTFDAMAGNYTQSGGAHIFNRAVAGVEGDPVTFIETARFEDNGVFKPGADNSQSLGAAAKRWSVVHAGSGAINTSDERSKEQISDLDAAETRVAIAAKGLLKKFKFRDAVAAKGATARWHFGVIAQELASAFVAEGLDAFDYGLLCWDEWWEADVRVPAVYVDEITKLFDEEGNLLAEPITEAVLAEPARIERQTFESAETAPDGAERFDRYGVRYDELIAFILAAQ is encoded by the coding sequence ATGGCAGCACCCATTGCCCCGGCTTTGCCGGCTATTCCGTCACGCTCTGCGCCCGAGGCAGATTTTGACGTCAAAATGTTTGCCCTGTTCAAATGGGTCACCGATGATTTTGTCGGCTTCATGGAGGCCTGGCGGGCCTATCTGGAAACCAGTAGCACAATTGTTGGCGGTGCGCTGAATGGGACCACCATTGGCCAGACCACGCCAGCCGCGGGGGCGTTTACTGAGCTGGATGTTGTTGGGAACGTCGTTGTTGGAACCCCTGAATCCTGGACGTTCGCAGCCTCTTGGCGCGGGATCAAAGTCACCGCTCGCCATGCGTTGCAGGCGACGCACAGTGCCGGCTCCGTTGCACTATCTTCAAATTGTGCAATCGGCCCTAGCGGTTGGGCATACACTTTTGATGCGATGGCCGGAAACTATACCCAGTCGGGTGGCGCTCACATCTTCAATCGGGCTGTGGCTGGCGTTGAAGGCGATCCAGTCACATTTATCGAAACCGCCCGCTTTGAGGACAATGGGGTCTTTAAGCCCGGTGCAGACAACAGTCAGTCTCTGGGGGCGGCAGCAAAGCGCTGGTCTGTCGTTCATGCGGGTTCGGGGGCAATCAACACCTCCGATGAGCGGTCCAAAGAACAGATCTCAGACCTTGACGCTGCTGAAACGCGCGTGGCCATTGCGGCCAAAGGGCTGCTGAAAAAGTTCAAGTTCCGGGACGCGGTCGCGGCCAAGGGTGCAACTGCTCGCTGGCACTTCGGGGTGATTGCCCAGGAACTGGCGTCAGCCTTTGTGGCCGAGGGGCTGGACGCCTTTGATTATGGCCTGCTGTGCTGGGACGAATGGTGGGAAGCTGATGTGCGGGTTCCTGCGGTCTATGTGGATGAGATCACCAAGCTGTTTGATGAAGAGGGCAATCTGCTGGCGGAACCAATCACGGAAGCGGTTCTTGCTGAGCCTGCGCGTATTGAGCGCCAAACCTTTGAGAGTGCAGAGACTGCGCCGGATGGTGCGGAGCGCTTCGATCGCTATGGGGTCCGCTATGATGAGCTGATTGCCTTCATTCTGGCCGCGCAGTGA
- a CDS encoding S49 family peptidase: protein MTVTTIAALLGAAPLAMSEHGLPMLSMGLPKEEAVSSVDVSAMGGDAIKFERGQRFAVHRGVAFVPVRGILTPNSAMLERYLGWATYHGLAETMAAVTASDEVQATVMLFDTPGGSVMGIQAAVQAVRAAVSVKPVHGLVHPLAASAGYWLASQCSDLSATPGSWVGSVGTMATMAQPMQPGSGGNQVFIQTSAHAGAKRPDPSTDEGKQLTQMRLDEMEGEFLAAVSEGRKIAVEDLPGRMSRTDNVEDGGDVFWGADAISRGLVDAGETLPDFLARIGGLYAPKPRPKTRAAMALAEAAQAQATL, encoded by the coding sequence ATGACAGTGACCACTATTGCAGCCCTGTTGGGGGCCGCGCCGCTGGCAATGTCCGAGCATGGGTTGCCCATGTTGTCGATGGGGTTGCCAAAGGAAGAGGCTGTTTCCTCGGTTGATGTGTCAGCCATGGGTGGTGATGCGATCAAGTTTGAACGTGGCCAGCGGTTTGCGGTGCATCGCGGCGTTGCCTTTGTTCCGGTGCGGGGCATCCTTACGCCAAACTCGGCCATGCTGGAGCGCTATCTGGGCTGGGCCACCTATCACGGGTTGGCAGAAACCATGGCGGCAGTCACTGCCAGCGATGAGGTGCAGGCCACGGTGATGTTGTTTGACACGCCGGGCGGCTCAGTGATGGGCATTCAGGCCGCAGTGCAGGCGGTTCGCGCGGCAGTCTCGGTCAAGCCGGTGCATGGCTTGGTGCATCCGTTGGCGGCCTCGGCAGGCTACTGGCTGGCCAGCCAGTGCAGCGATTTGAGCGCCACCCCTGGCTCCTGGGTTGGCTCGGTTGGGACCATGGCCACAATGGCTCAACCAATGCAGCCGGGATCCGGTGGCAACCAGGTCTTTATTCAGACCTCGGCCCATGCCGGTGCCAAGCGGCCTGACCCGTCAACAGATGAGGGCAAACAACTGACCCAGATGCGCCTGGATGAAATGGAAGGCGAATTCCTGGCAGCGGTCTCCGAGGGGCGCAAAATTGCAGTTGAAGACCTCCCTGGGCGGATGAGCCGAACGGATAATGTCGAGGATGGTGGCGACGTGTTTTGGGGCGCGGATGCCATCAGCCGCGGGCTGGTGGATGCAGGAGAAACTCTGCCCGACTTTCTGGCGCGCATCGGCGGGCTTTATGCGCCCAAACCGCGCCCCAAAACACGGGCTGCCATGGCACTGGCCGAAGCCGCCCAGGCGCAAGCCACCCTTTAA
- a CDS encoding lysozyme translates to MKLISNWRATLGKSWSVWLILASLVLLGGYFLALVQPGMLGWDPLYFAMASATCQVLAIPARLVLQSGLSGLSSLAAFRRDQSGAVRRRTVGVISASGLALSMAVGFIGQWEGLRTQAYRDVVGVWTVCYGETKGVQRGDRYSKAECDAMLAREILAYEAALDRCLTHPVPVGMKIALVSWTYNVGAGAACRSTLVRRANAGDLTGACNELPRWNRAGGRVWAGLVNRRGAERAMCHQALKEAA, encoded by the coding sequence ATGAAACTGATCTCAAACTGGCGCGCCACGCTTGGCAAGTCCTGGTCTGTCTGGCTCATTTTGGCGAGCCTGGTTCTGCTGGGCGGATACTTTCTGGCCCTGGTTCAACCCGGCATGCTGGGCTGGGATCCGCTGTATTTTGCCATGGCCTCGGCCACATGCCAGGTGCTGGCGATCCCGGCGCGGCTGGTGCTGCAAAGCGGGCTCTCGGGCCTGTCCAGCCTTGCCGCCTTCCGGCGCGATCAGTCTGGTGCGGTGCGACGGCGCACGGTTGGCGTTATTTCTGCCAGTGGTCTCGCGCTTTCCATGGCCGTTGGCTTCATTGGCCAGTGGGAGGGGTTGCGGACGCAAGCCTACCGCGATGTCGTTGGCGTCTGGACCGTCTGCTATGGCGAAACCAAGGGGGTGCAGCGCGGTGATCGCTATAGCAAGGCGGAGTGCGATGCCATGCTGGCGCGCGAGATCCTGGCCTATGAGGCGGCGCTGGACCGCTGTTTGACCCACCCGGTGCCGGTGGGCATGAAGATCGCCCTGGTCAGCTGGACCTACAATGTCGGGGCAGGGGCTGCTTGTCGCTCGACCCTGGTGCGCCGCGCCAATGCCGGGGATCTGACAGGCGCCTGCAATGAGCTGCCGCGCTGGAACAGGGCAGGCGGGCGCGTCTGGGCTGGGCTGGTCAATCGGCGTGGCGCCGAGCGCGCCATGTGCCATCAGGCGCTGAAAGAGGCAGCATGA
- a CDS encoding phage portal protein, producing the protein MDFSRGSDETVVQRVEPPVMSAEAATSGTMKPEPWLSDIAWGGSGGRLAKHLPRVSPQRGEQHATVFACCNNIAGDLAKVPLKLWQRKGDGEEVRVRDHPAAYLLNVEASEGVPAKVMRLALIYAWALRGNSYAYGPRDRGGELELIEIINQDACTMLRSGRSRFYDFTDGADVQRRAPSRSMVHLRYLALDGWTGRSPLQVATESVGLAFAGQEAAGRSVSGAHAKAFLKLGEGYEDDAARTRNARRLKDHITNPNSDGIPVLGPEDDIKSLDLTAADQELLASRKFDREQLAAIYRMPPSKLQMLENGVKANGEQQAIDYLTDCLLHWSGLAEEAMAMSVLTRGERDSGMFLRHDFGALLQPTIKDQIEAVTKAVGGPIYTPNEGRKKVGLPATENGNKMNPAPNMTRKEEAKPKGKEQ; encoded by the coding sequence ATGGATTTTTCGCGTGGTTCAGATGAGACGGTTGTGCAGCGGGTGGAACCGCCTGTGATGTCTGCCGAGGCGGCGACCTCTGGTACCATGAAGCCGGAACCTTGGTTGTCTGATATTGCCTGGGGCGGTTCTGGCGGGCGCTTGGCGAAGCACCTGCCGCGCGTCTCTCCACAGCGGGGCGAACAGCATGCGACAGTGTTTGCCTGCTGCAATAACATCGCCGGGGATCTTGCCAAAGTGCCGTTGAAGCTTTGGCAGCGTAAAGGCGACGGGGAAGAGGTGCGGGTGCGAGATCATCCGGCGGCCTATCTGCTGAATGTCGAGGCCTCGGAGGGTGTGCCGGCCAAGGTGATGCGACTTGCTCTGATCTATGCCTGGGCGCTGCGCGGCAATAGCTATGCCTATGGCCCGCGCGATCGCGGCGGCGAGCTGGAGCTGATCGAGATAATCAACCAGGATGCCTGCACGATGCTGCGCTCTGGCCGGTCGCGGTTCTATGATTTTACCGATGGGGCAGACGTGCAGCGTCGCGCGCCCAGCCGGTCGATGGTGCATCTGCGCTATTTGGCGCTGGATGGCTGGACGGGCCGGTCTCCTTTGCAGGTCGCAACTGAGAGCGTTGGATTGGCTTTTGCCGGGCAAGAGGCGGCGGGCCGGTCTGTTTCTGGCGCCCATGCCAAGGCCTTTCTGAAACTAGGTGAAGGCTATGAAGACGATGCGGCGCGGACCCGCAATGCGCGGCGGCTCAAGGATCACATCACCAATCCGAACTCGGATGGCATTCCGGTTCTGGGGCCGGAGGATGATATCAAAAGCCTTGATCTGACAGCGGCAGATCAGGAGCTACTGGCCAGCCGCAAGTTTGACCGCGAGCAATTGGCTGCAATTTACCGGATGCCGCCCAGCAAATTGCAGATGCTGGAAAACGGAGTGAAGGCAAACGGCGAACAGCAGGCGATCGATTATCTGACGGATTGCCTCTTGCACTGGTCGGGGTTGGCAGAGGAAGCCATGGCGATGTCGGTGCTGACGCGGGGCGAAAGAGATAGCGGCATGTTCCTGCGCCATGACTTTGGCGCTTTGCTGCAGCCCACAATCAAAGATCAGATCGAGGCGGTGACCAAGGCGGTTGGGGGGCCGATCTATACCCCGAATGAGGGGCGCAAAAAGGTTGGGCTACCGGCCACGGAAAATGGCAACAAGATGAACCCTGCGCCCAACATGACCCGCAAAGAAGAGGCAAAGCCGAAAGGAAAAGAGCAATGA
- a CDS encoding head-tail adaptor protein yields the protein MEAVSWQEGRKAWASYTPVSDGERLQAAAVQQKAEARFVVRWHASLASLDGENRLHFEGADWHVTGIKEVGRRRALEISAWKIHKAGG from the coding sequence ATGGAGGCAGTGAGCTGGCAGGAGGGCAGGAAGGCCTGGGCCAGCTATACGCCGGTTTCCGATGGTGAGCGGTTGCAAGCTGCAGCGGTTCAACAAAAGGCCGAGGCTCGTTTTGTTGTTCGCTGGCATGCGTCCTTGGCAAGTCTTGATGGTGAAAACCGCCTGCACTTTGAGGGCGCAGATTGGCACGTCACCGGAATCAAGGAAGTTGGGCGGCGGCGGGCGTTGGAGATTTCGGCCTGGAAAATTCACAAGGCGGGTGGCTGA
- a CDS encoding phage major capsid protein: MDINDLRRMLKAAAENMGTTAKALDDLEASGTAEASAIEAATAAFDAAKKEFDGLKVRVARAEDVEAAQSSAAGSEQDSGGVGSGRIPGKVASTDNQGVDTGLMVAALANAGGNRDQAVAALEQQGHSGISAALSGAVQSAGGVLIPRPQSEVLIKLLTPKVVVRKLGAVVHDMPAGMMRKGREASPPTAGYIGENAAIVESEPTFDHVDQDFKTLAALVPIGNALLAHGSPSIGASVRNQLLTFMGLREDLAFIRGDGSGNTPKGLRNWCLPGHLEAAVANTPAVVEAKLRWLVSVVEDSNVPMLSCGWIMRGATKHFLASLRDPSGAKMYPSIDASNTLHGFPIETTSQVPNNLGGGTDTEITFADFSQIMIGDAQEIRVATSTEATYVDTGGNTVSAFQRDQTLMRAISRHDLAPEHDEAISVLTGTGWGL, translated from the coding sequence ATGGATATCAACGATCTGCGCCGCATGCTGAAGGCGGCGGCTGAAAATATGGGTACCACGGCAAAGGCGCTGGATGATTTGGAAGCCAGCGGCACTGCCGAGGCCAGCGCGATCGAGGCGGCGACTGCTGCCTTTGATGCGGCCAAGAAAGAATTCGACGGGTTGAAGGTCCGCGTCGCACGGGCTGAGGATGTCGAGGCGGCCCAGTCCAGCGCAGCGGGTTCTGAACAAGATAGCGGCGGGGTTGGATCTGGTCGTATTCCTGGGAAGGTTGCCAGTACTGATAATCAGGGTGTCGACACCGGGTTGATGGTTGCCGCATTGGCCAATGCCGGGGGTAATCGTGACCAAGCTGTTGCAGCGCTGGAGCAGCAGGGGCATAGCGGGATTTCAGCCGCCCTGTCTGGCGCTGTGCAAAGCGCTGGTGGGGTGTTGATCCCGCGCCCGCAGTCTGAGGTTTTGATCAAGCTGCTCACTCCTAAAGTGGTTGTGCGCAAACTTGGCGCGGTGGTTCACGACATGCCAGCGGGTATGATGCGCAAAGGGCGCGAAGCAAGCCCTCCAACCGCTGGCTACATCGGGGAAAACGCGGCGATTGTCGAAAGCGAGCCTACTTTTGACCATGTTGATCAGGATTTCAAAACCCTGGCTGCGCTGGTCCCGATCGGCAATGCTTTGCTGGCGCATGGTAGCCCTAGCATTGGGGCTTCTGTGCGGAACCAGCTCTTGACCTTTATGGGTTTGCGCGAAGACTTGGCGTTTATTCGCGGTGATGGTTCTGGGAATACACCCAAAGGTCTGCGGAATTGGTGCTTGCCTGGGCATTTGGAGGCTGCGGTTGCCAATACGCCCGCTGTGGTCGAGGCAAAGCTGCGTTGGCTGGTAAGCGTGGTTGAAGACAGCAACGTGCCAATGCTGAGCTGTGGCTGGATTATGCGCGGCGCAACCAAGCATTTCCTGGCCAGCCTGCGCGACCCTTCCGGTGCAAAAATGTATCCATCGATCGATGCCAGCAATACGTTGCACGGTTTTCCGATTGAGACCACTTCGCAGGTTCCGAACAATTTGGGCGGTGGCACTGATACCGAAATCACCTTTGCCGATTTCTCGCAGATCATGATTGGCGATGCTCAAGAAATTCGCGTGGCGACCTCAACTGAGGCGACCTACGTGGATACAGGCGGCAACACTGTTTCTGCTTTCCAGCGCGATCAGACCTTGATGCGTGCGATCTCGCGGCACGACCTGGCACCGGAGCATGACGAGGCGATCTCGGTGCTGACTGGTACCGGCTGGGGTCTCTAA